Proteins from a genomic interval of Dendropsophus ebraccatus isolate aDenEbr1 chromosome 6, aDenEbr1.pat, whole genome shotgun sequence:
- the LOC138795266 gene encoding taste receptor type 2 member 39-like: protein MTMDTIRLALRYVLASVLYTECIAGVILNLIIVAANFMKWKTLKSLPISDKILSSLATSRSLYLLLSTLSCLPFMFGLWHNNIQVRNIVAIITVFLHSTNFWFATVLCVFYCVKITSYNWKFFIFLKTKISTLVPWFLLASLLISVASGLLYGLFAYKIQIQNVTMENMTVPSAVIIENSDTRILIFLLTSCPPFLIFLVTIFLLLHSLWMHTRRMRSSGSGFRRPNLEAHFNAVKSP from the exons ATGACGATGGATACAATAAGACTTGCTCTCCGGTATGTTTTGGCATCTGTGCTGTATACTGAATGCATTGCTGGAGTCATCCTAAATCTCATCATTGTGGCGGCCAATTTCATGAAATGGAAAACATTGAAATCTCTTCCTATTAGTGATAAAATTTTGAGCTCTTTGGCAACTTCCAGAAGCTTATACCTCTTATTGAGCACCTTGTCTTGTCTTCCTTTTATGTTTGGTCTATGGCATAACAACATTCAGGTTAGGAATATAGTAGCGATAATCACAGTGTTTCTGCATTCTACCAATTTCTGGTTCGCCACCGTCCTCTGTGTCTTTTACTGTGTGAAGATTACAAGCTACAACTGGAAGTTCTTTATATTTCTGAAGACCAAGATCTCCACCCTGGTCCCATGGTTCCTTCTGGCTTCTCTGCTGATTTCCGTAGCTTCTGGTCTTCTATATGGTTTGTTTGCCTATAAAATACAGATACAGAATGTAACAATGGAAAATATGACTGTACCCAGCGCTGTGATAATTGAAAATTCTGATACTAGGATCCTGATTTTTCTCCTAACCTCATGTCCACCATTCCTAATATTTCTGGTTACAATCTTCCTGTTACTTCACTCTCTGTGGATGCACACCAGACGGATGAGGAGCTCCGGGTCCGGTTTTCGAAGACCAAACTTAGAGGCTCACTTCAATGCTGTGAAGA gtccctga